Genomic DNA from Deltaproteobacteria bacterium:
GGCGCGGTTGCTGGCGTTGATGAACGCGCGCTGCGCCAGATCCTCGGCGTCGTCTCCGTCCCGCGCGAAGCGCCGCGCGATGGCGAGAACCGGCCGCTGGTAGCGCCGCACGAGGGTTTCGAACGCCCTGGAGTCCCCGGCGCGGAACGCGGCCAGCAGCTCGGAGTCGCTCGGGTCACCCATCCGACGGGCCTACCCTTAGAACGCATCCGGTAATCTGTACAGTCTCAAACCATACCCGCAGAGCTGCACTTCGTGAGGCAGCGGCCGATTGACGCACGAAAAAGCGAGCGATACTTCCGGACGCCATGCTCGACCTGAAGTGGGTTGTGGCGAACCTGGACGAGGTGCGCCGGCGGCTTCTGACCCGCGGCGCCGCGGGGGCGGAGGCGCTCGCGCCCATCGAGGCCCTCGCCTCCGAACGGCGGCAGCTCATCCAGTCGAGCGAAACGCAGCGCGCCGAGCAGCGGAAGGCGTCGGAGCAGATGCGCACGCTCAAAGGGGAAGAGCAGGCGCAGCTTCGCGCGCGGCTCAAGGCCCTGTCCGACGAGGTGAAGGAAAAGGACGCGCGGCTCAAGGAGGTGGAGGAGCGGATCGAGCGCGCCCTCCTCAACGTCCCCAACCTGCCCCACGAGACGGTGCCACCGGGCACCTCGGAGCGCGACAACCAGGTGGTCCGGGCGTGGGGCGACAAACCCGGGCTGGCCTCGCCCCGGGAGCATACGGAGATCGGCGAGAAGCTCGGCCTGCTGGATTTCGAGCGCGCGGCGAAGGTGTCCGGGGCCCGTTTCGTCTTCTACCGCGGCGCCCTCGCGCGCCTGGAGCTCGCGGTCGTGCAACTCTTCCTCGACTCGGCACGAGAACGCGGCTATCTCGAGCTGCTGCCCCCTTATCTGGTCAACGCGGAATCGATGCGCGGCACCGGCCAGCTTCCGAAGTTCGAGGAGGACCTTTTCAAGACGACGGCCGGCTACTACCTGATTCCCACGGCGGAAGTGCCGGTGACGAACTACCACCGTGACGAGATCCTCGATGCGGCGCAGCTTCCATTGAAGTACTGCGCCTTCTCTCCCTGTTTCCGCAGCGAGGCAGGAAGCTACGGCAAGGACACGAAAGGGATCATCCGGCAACACCAGTTCCACAAGGTGGAGCTGGTCCGCTTCGAAAAACCGGAGAACGCGCACGCCGCGCTCGAGGAGCTGGTGCGCGACGCCCAGGCGCCGCTGGAGAAGCTGGGCCTTCACCACCGGGTCGTGCTCCTTTGCACGGCAGATCTGGGATTCTCGTCGGAGAAGACGTACGACCTGGAGGTCTGGCTTCCCGGCCAGAACGCTTATCGCGAGATCAGCTCGTGCTCGACGTGCGGCGACTTCCAGGCGCGGCGCGCGCAGATCCGTTTTCGCCCCGCGCCGGGCGAAAAGCCGCGCCTCGTTGCGACCCTCAACGGGAGCGGTCTCGCCGTCGGACGGACGGTCGTCGCCATCCTCGAGAACGGACAGCAGGCCGACGGAAGCGTCGTCCTCCCCGAGGCCATCCGTCCGTATATGGGCGGACTCGCGCGCCTGAATGTCGCAGCGCCGGGGTAGGTATTTCGCCGCCTTGTCCTGCCGGCGCACCGTGCGAACCCTCGCTCGCATGGCAGAAGCATCCGGACTCGAATCGCGTGACGTCCGTCACATGCCCCGGCGAGTGGAGAAGCCGTGGGGCTACGAGCTGATCTGGGCGCACGCGGAAAGCTACGTAGGAAAAATCCTCCACATCAAAGCGGGTCACGCGCTGAGCCTGCAATACCACCGCGTGAAGGACGAGACCGTCCACCTCCTCTCCGGAGCGATGCGGTTCGAGTACGATCGCGGCGAGGGAAGATCCGACGTCATCCTGCGGGCCGGAGAATCCGTCCGCATTCGCCCCGGCATGGTCCATCGGATGGTCGCGCTCAGCGACTGCGATGTCCTCGAGGCGAGCACTCCGCAACTCGACGACGTCGTCCGCCTGGAAGATCGCTACGGTCGCAAGTGATGGAGGGCAGCCGGGCAGAGGCGATTGCGCTTCCCGTCGCGCGGCCCGCGTTCGCCGCGCAGGAGCTCGTCTGGCCGCTGCTCATCGCTCTCTCCACGGTTGCGGCCATCGCGCCGCTGTGGACGAGCGAGCTCTTGCCCTACCAGGACGCGCCCGAGCACATCGCGGCGGTGCGCATCCTTGCCGACTTCCACGCGCCGGGACCCGCCTTCGACAAGTGGTTCGAGATCGATCTCCGGCGGCTCGAGTACCTCGGCTTCTATCTGCCTGCCGCCGCGATCGCGAAGATCACGGGAGCCGATGCGGCCGTGCGGATCATGCTCTCGCTGATCGCGGCGGCGACCTCCGCTGCGTTCTGGATGTTCCTCGGCTCCTTCGGACGCGATCGGCGCCTTGCCGTCTTCGCGCCGGCGGTGTTCCAC
This window encodes:
- the serS gene encoding serine--tRNA ligase, which translates into the protein MLDLKWVVANLDEVRRRLLTRGAAGAEALAPIEALASERRQLIQSSETQRAEQRKASEQMRTLKGEEQAQLRARLKALSDEVKEKDARLKEVEERIERALLNVPNLPHETVPPGTSERDNQVVRAWGDKPGLASPREHTEIGEKLGLLDFERAAKVSGARFVFYRGALARLELAVVQLFLDSARERGYLELLPPYLVNAESMRGTGQLPKFEEDLFKTTAGYYLIPTAEVPVTNYHRDEILDAAQLPLKYCAFSPCFRSEAGSYGKDTKGIIRQHQFHKVELVRFEKPENAHAALEELVRDAQAPLEKLGLHHRVVLLCTADLGFSSEKTYDLEVWLPGQNAYREISSCSTCGDFQARRAQIRFRPAPGEKPRLVATLNGSGLAVGRTVVAILENGQQADGSVVLPEAIRPYMGGLARLNVAAPG
- a CDS encoding cupin domain-containing protein, giving the protein MSQRRGRYFAALSCRRTVRTLARMAEASGLESRDVRHMPRRVEKPWGYELIWAHAESYVGKILHIKAGHALSLQYHRVKDETVHLLSGAMRFEYDRGEGRSDVILRAGESVRIRPGMVHRMVALSDCDVLEASTPQLDDVVRLEDRYGRK